From the genome of Triticum aestivum cultivar Chinese Spring chromosome 3B, IWGSC CS RefSeq v2.1, whole genome shotgun sequence, one region includes:
- the LOC123070954 gene encoding myosin-binding protein 1 isoform X2, with translation MGTRMTVLRRLPVALSSALLEWILMLLLFIDAVYSFHITRFARLCKLPVPCPFCSRLDHVLGNEEPCFYRELICKTHKSELSSLAFCRLHQKLVGAESMCDGCSSSSLAPKVTPNNNDNTGEPTVDVNVLNGTQGGDGVLHSPLTRICSCCAQHFEQRSVSLFSQKSGELQYAKSPKICTDYPVSWQLDESIETKDIYHQSDHTYHERYSALQMTSDSEVEVPCADDGRDSHPHEAYDMENRDFQEDAVFEIPGVPSPAVAKPSEMNVQEEQKVTDSGDACSADHVRNYDPDSVISGSQMEAEDISSRRRASQHGPLIAIEELSLEDATVPQIPVASVDELPKIICETESCQRTNDSSIDPYTSQFTILEQHYAVAADKNIKEAQGTEITAISSDVFHQRSTLANNPVTSEPVPKDYHYVASEDTYPKDNFRDVPVSQVSADSETLAEVEDNPKKAEWTGDTGIDGLTSHDPSSSTSKDLLAKDAKETHIPPVAVRSNGEVSQGLDAIEEHPQTIETVGERRPSLSTQISMNEAYNLAIGMRSGFPSPTLTDVILGKGSSASVNGELRLLLSQLSASRGLEATWLDPGPSPRAYGRGDDLILQNITRRISLERNVSGLESLDGSIVSEMEGESTIDRLRRQIDLDRRSIHLLCRELEEERNAAAIAANQALAMITRLQDEKAAMQMEASHYQRMMEEQAEYDGEALAEANELLAQREHQIQELEAELQKCRTQPGGGGPIKEQDDQLPFEEQNSTAALLEDERAYISESLRKLEKKLHLYSNNDTSTDLSNSDATEETQESILLAKEGQSSRMDGEADLSTFQEEISSLNKRLKTLEGDRDFLEHSINSLKNGKEGAQFIREIACNLRELRAIAIESK, from the exons ATGGGAACAAGGATGACAGTCCTGCGGCGATTGCCCGTCGCACTGTCCTCGGCATTGCTCGAGTGGATCTTGATGCTTCTGCTATTCATCGACGCAGTTTACTCCTTCCACATCACCAGATTTGCCCGTCTCTGCAAACTACCGGTACCTTGTCCGTTCTGCTCGAGGCTAGATCATGTCCTCGGTAACGAGGAACCGTGCTTCTACAGGGAATTGATCTGCAAAACTCACAAGTCAGAGCTCTCATCTTTGGCCTTCTGCCGCCTCCACCAGAAACTTGTGGGCGCGGAAAGTATGTGTGATGGATGCAGCAGTAGCTCACTTGCTCCAAAAGTGACAccaaacaacaatgacaacacAGGTGAGCCCACCGTGGATGTCAATGTACTCAACGGTACTCAGGGGGGTGATGGTGTGTTACATTCTCCTCTTACTAGAATTTGTTCATGTTGTGCACAACATTTTGAACAACGGAGTGTATCGCTGTTTTCTCAGAAGAGTGGAGAGCTCCAATATGCCAAGTCACCAAAGATTTGCACGGATTATCCTGTATCATGGCAACTGGACGAATCAATTGAAACCAAAGACATTTACCACCAGAGTGATCATACATATCATGAGAGATACAGTGCTCTACAGATGACATCTGACTCCGAGGTTGAGGTTCCTTGTGCTGATGATGGCAGAGATTCTCACCCTCATGAAGCCTATGATATGGAAAATAGAGACTTTCAAGAAGATGCAGTTTTTGAGATACCAGGTGTTCCATCCCCTGCGGTGGCCAAGCCATCTGAAATGAATGTTCAGGAAGAACAAAAAGTGACTGACTCCGGTGATGCATGTTCGGCAGATCATGTTCGGAATTATGACCCTGACAGTGTGATTAGTGGGAGCCAAATGGAAGCAGAGGACATCTCGTCCAGAAGACGAGCATCACAGCATGGCCCTCTAATTGCCATTGAAGAGTTATCTTTAGAAG ATGCCACTGTTCCCCAAATTCCAGTTGCATCAGTTGATGAGTTACCTAAGATTATTTGTGAAACTGAATCATGTCAGAGGACGAATGACAGCAGCATCGATCCATATACATCTCAATTCACAATACTCGAACAACACTATGCTGTTGCAGCGGATAAAAATATAAAAG AAGCTCAGGGGACAGAAATCACTGCGATATCAAGTGACGTATTTCACCAGAGAAGCACATTGGCTAATAATCCAGTTACAAGTGAACCAGTACCCAAGGACTATCATTATGTTGCTTCAGAAGATACATATCCGAAAG ATAATTTCAGGGATGTCCCCGTTTCACAGGTTAGTGCCGATTCAGAAACTCTTGCTGAAGTTGAAGATAATCCTAAAAAAGCTGAATGGACTGGTGATACCGGAATAGATGGACTGACATCACATGATCCTTCCAGTTCAACTTCCAAAGATTTGTTAGCAAAAG ATGCTAAAGAGACTCATATTCCACCAGTTGCTGTCAGATCAAATGGTGAGGTATCTCAGGGTCTTGATGCCATTGAGGAACATCCCCAGACAATTGAAACGGTTGGTGAAAGGAGACCATCTCTTAGCACTCAGATCAGCATGAACGAGGCCTACAATCTCGCCATTGGCATGAGGAGTGGTTTCCCATCCCCAACCTTGACCGATGTGATTCTTGGAAAGGGCTCTTCAGCTAGTGTAAATGGAGAACTGAGGCTACTGCTATCACAGCTTTCAGCTTCCAGGGGGCTCGAGGCAACTTGGCTTGACCCAGGCCCTAGCCCACGAGCGTATGGGCGTGGTGATGATTTGATACTGCAGAACATAACAAGAAGGATCTCGCTCGAGAGAAATGTTTCTGGTCTGGAATCGCTGGACGGAAGCATTGTTAGCGAGATGGAAGGTGAGAGCACCATCGACCGGCTGAGACGACAGATTGATCTAGACCGGAGGTCGATACACCTCCTCTGCAGGGAGCTGGAAGAAGAGAGGAACGCCGCGGCGATCGCTGCAAACCAAGCACTGGCCATGATCACCAGGCTGCAGGATGAGAAGGCTGCAATGCAGATGGAAGCCTCTCATTACCAGAGGATGATGGAGGAGCAAGCAGAGTACGATGGCGAAGCGCTTGCTGAAGCTAACGAGCTGCTTGCTCAGAGAGAACATCAAATACAGGAATTGGAAGCCGAGCTTCAAAAGTGCAGGACACAACCTGGAGGTGGAGGGCCAATAAAGGAACAAGATGATCAGCTCCCCTTTGAAGAACAAAATAGCACTGCAGCTTTGCTTGAAGATGAGAGGGCATACATATCAGAAAGtttgaggaagctggagaagaagcttcACTTGTACTCCAACAACGATACTTCTACAGATTTATCAAATTCAGATGCTACAGAGGAGACACAAGAGTCCATTCTCTTGGCTAAGGAAGGTCAATCTTCTAGAATGGATGGGGAAGCTGACCTATCCACATTCCAAGAGGAAATCTCGAGCTTGaataaaagattgaagactctaGAAGGAGACCGGGATTTCCTCGAGCACAGCATAAACTCCCTTAAGAATGGAAAAGAAGGCGCGCAATTCATAAGGGAAATTGCCTGCAACCTCAGAGAACTCCGAGCTATTGCCATTGAGAGCAAATAG
- the LOC123070954 gene encoding myosin-binding protein 1 isoform X1 produces the protein MGTRMTVLRRLPVALSSALLEWILMLLLFIDAVYSFHITRFARLCKLPVPCPFCSRLDHVLGNEEPCFYRELICKTHKSELSSLAFCRLHQKLVGAESMCDGCSSSSLAPKVTPNNNDNTGEPTVDVNVLNGTQGGDGVLHSPLTRICSCCAQHFEQRSVSLFSQKSGELQYAKSPKICTDYPVSWQLDESIETKDIYHQSDHTYHERYSALQMTSDSEVEVPCADDGRDSHPHEAYDMENRDFQEDAVFEIPGVPSPAVAKPSEMNVQEEQKVTDSGDACSADHVRNYDPDSVISGSQMEAEDISSRRRASQHGPLIAIEELSLEDATVPQIPVASVDELPKIICETESCQRTNDSSIDPYTSQFTILEQHYAVAADKNIKEEAQGTEITAISSDVFHQRSTLANNPVTSEPVPKDYHYVASEDTYPKDNFRDVPVSQVSADSETLAEVEDNPKKAEWTGDTGIDGLTSHDPSSSTSKDLLAKDAKETHIPPVAVRSNGEVSQGLDAIEEHPQTIETVGERRPSLSTQISMNEAYNLAIGMRSGFPSPTLTDVILGKGSSASVNGELRLLLSQLSASRGLEATWLDPGPSPRAYGRGDDLILQNITRRISLERNVSGLESLDGSIVSEMEGESTIDRLRRQIDLDRRSIHLLCRELEEERNAAAIAANQALAMITRLQDEKAAMQMEASHYQRMMEEQAEYDGEALAEANELLAQREHQIQELEAELQKCRTQPGGGGPIKEQDDQLPFEEQNSTAALLEDERAYISESLRKLEKKLHLYSNNDTSTDLSNSDATEETQESILLAKEGQSSRMDGEADLSTFQEEISSLNKRLKTLEGDRDFLEHSINSLKNGKEGAQFIREIACNLRELRAIAIESK, from the exons ATGGGAACAAGGATGACAGTCCTGCGGCGATTGCCCGTCGCACTGTCCTCGGCATTGCTCGAGTGGATCTTGATGCTTCTGCTATTCATCGACGCAGTTTACTCCTTCCACATCACCAGATTTGCCCGTCTCTGCAAACTACCGGTACCTTGTCCGTTCTGCTCGAGGCTAGATCATGTCCTCGGTAACGAGGAACCGTGCTTCTACAGGGAATTGATCTGCAAAACTCACAAGTCAGAGCTCTCATCTTTGGCCTTCTGCCGCCTCCACCAGAAACTTGTGGGCGCGGAAAGTATGTGTGATGGATGCAGCAGTAGCTCACTTGCTCCAAAAGTGACAccaaacaacaatgacaacacAGGTGAGCCCACCGTGGATGTCAATGTACTCAACGGTACTCAGGGGGGTGATGGTGTGTTACATTCTCCTCTTACTAGAATTTGTTCATGTTGTGCACAACATTTTGAACAACGGAGTGTATCGCTGTTTTCTCAGAAGAGTGGAGAGCTCCAATATGCCAAGTCACCAAAGATTTGCACGGATTATCCTGTATCATGGCAACTGGACGAATCAATTGAAACCAAAGACATTTACCACCAGAGTGATCATACATATCATGAGAGATACAGTGCTCTACAGATGACATCTGACTCCGAGGTTGAGGTTCCTTGTGCTGATGATGGCAGAGATTCTCACCCTCATGAAGCCTATGATATGGAAAATAGAGACTTTCAAGAAGATGCAGTTTTTGAGATACCAGGTGTTCCATCCCCTGCGGTGGCCAAGCCATCTGAAATGAATGTTCAGGAAGAACAAAAAGTGACTGACTCCGGTGATGCATGTTCGGCAGATCATGTTCGGAATTATGACCCTGACAGTGTGATTAGTGGGAGCCAAATGGAAGCAGAGGACATCTCGTCCAGAAGACGAGCATCACAGCATGGCCCTCTAATTGCCATTGAAGAGTTATCTTTAGAAG ATGCCACTGTTCCCCAAATTCCAGTTGCATCAGTTGATGAGTTACCTAAGATTATTTGTGAAACTGAATCATGTCAGAGGACGAATGACAGCAGCATCGATCCATATACATCTCAATTCACAATACTCGAACAACACTATGCTGTTGCAGCGGATAAAAATATAAAAG AAGAAGCTCAGGGGACAGAAATCACTGCGATATCAAGTGACGTATTTCACCAGAGAAGCACATTGGCTAATAATCCAGTTACAAGTGAACCAGTACCCAAGGACTATCATTATGTTGCTTCAGAAGATACATATCCGAAAG ATAATTTCAGGGATGTCCCCGTTTCACAGGTTAGTGCCGATTCAGAAACTCTTGCTGAAGTTGAAGATAATCCTAAAAAAGCTGAATGGACTGGTGATACCGGAATAGATGGACTGACATCACATGATCCTTCCAGTTCAACTTCCAAAGATTTGTTAGCAAAAG ATGCTAAAGAGACTCATATTCCACCAGTTGCTGTCAGATCAAATGGTGAGGTATCTCAGGGTCTTGATGCCATTGAGGAACATCCCCAGACAATTGAAACGGTTGGTGAAAGGAGACCATCTCTTAGCACTCAGATCAGCATGAACGAGGCCTACAATCTCGCCATTGGCATGAGGAGTGGTTTCCCATCCCCAACCTTGACCGATGTGATTCTTGGAAAGGGCTCTTCAGCTAGTGTAAATGGAGAACTGAGGCTACTGCTATCACAGCTTTCAGCTTCCAGGGGGCTCGAGGCAACTTGGCTTGACCCAGGCCCTAGCCCACGAGCGTATGGGCGTGGTGATGATTTGATACTGCAGAACATAACAAGAAGGATCTCGCTCGAGAGAAATGTTTCTGGTCTGGAATCGCTGGACGGAAGCATTGTTAGCGAGATGGAAGGTGAGAGCACCATCGACCGGCTGAGACGACAGATTGATCTAGACCGGAGGTCGATACACCTCCTCTGCAGGGAGCTGGAAGAAGAGAGGAACGCCGCGGCGATCGCTGCAAACCAAGCACTGGCCATGATCACCAGGCTGCAGGATGAGAAGGCTGCAATGCAGATGGAAGCCTCTCATTACCAGAGGATGATGGAGGAGCAAGCAGAGTACGATGGCGAAGCGCTTGCTGAAGCTAACGAGCTGCTTGCTCAGAGAGAACATCAAATACAGGAATTGGAAGCCGAGCTTCAAAAGTGCAGGACACAACCTGGAGGTGGAGGGCCAATAAAGGAACAAGATGATCAGCTCCCCTTTGAAGAACAAAATAGCACTGCAGCTTTGCTTGAAGATGAGAGGGCATACATATCAGAAAGtttgaggaagctggagaagaagcttcACTTGTACTCCAACAACGATACTTCTACAGATTTATCAAATTCAGATGCTACAGAGGAGACACAAGAGTCCATTCTCTTGGCTAAGGAAGGTCAATCTTCTAGAATGGATGGGGAAGCTGACCTATCCACATTCCAAGAGGAAATCTCGAGCTTGaataaaagattgaagactctaGAAGGAGACCGGGATTTCCTCGAGCACAGCATAAACTCCCTTAAGAATGGAAAAGAAGGCGCGCAATTCATAAGGGAAATTGCCTGCAACCTCAGAGAACTCCGAGCTATTGCCATTGAGAGCAAATAG
- the LOC123070954 gene encoding myosin-binding protein 1 isoform X3, which translates to MGTRMTVLRRLPVALSSALLEWILMLLLFIDAVYSFHITRFARLCKLPVPCPFCSRLDHVLGNEEPCFYRELICKTHKSELSSLAFCRLHQKLVGAESMCDGCSSSSLAPKVTPNNNDNTGEPTVDVNVLNGTQGGDGVLHSPLTRICSCCAQHFEQRSVSLFSQKSGELQYAKSPKICTDYPVSWQLDESIETKDIYHQSDHTYHERYSALQMTSDSEVEVPCADDGRDSHPHEAYDMENRDFQEDAVFEIPGVPSPAVAKPSEMNVQEEQKVTDSGDACSADHVRNYDPDSVISGSQMEAEDISSRRRASQHGPLIAIEELSLEDATVPQIPVASVDELPKIICETESCQRTNDSSIDPYTSQFTILEQHYAVAADKNIKEEAQGTEITAISSDVFHQRSTLANNPVTSEPVPKDYHYVASEDTYPKDNFRDVPVSQVSADSETLAEVEDNPKKAEWTGDTGIDGLTSHDPSSSTSKDLLAKVAVRSNGEVSQGLDAIEEHPQTIETVGERRPSLSTQISMNEAYNLAIGMRSGFPSPTLTDVILGKGSSASVNGELRLLLSQLSASRGLEATWLDPGPSPRAYGRGDDLILQNITRRISLERNVSGLESLDGSIVSEMEGESTIDRLRRQIDLDRRSIHLLCRELEEERNAAAIAANQALAMITRLQDEKAAMQMEASHYQRMMEEQAEYDGEALAEANELLAQREHQIQELEAELQKCRTQPGGGGPIKEQDDQLPFEEQNSTAALLEDERAYISESLRKLEKKLHLYSNNDTSTDLSNSDATEETQESILLAKEGQSSRMDGEADLSTFQEEISSLNKRLKTLEGDRDFLEHSINSLKNGKEGAQFIREIACNLRELRAIAIESK; encoded by the exons ATGGGAACAAGGATGACAGTCCTGCGGCGATTGCCCGTCGCACTGTCCTCGGCATTGCTCGAGTGGATCTTGATGCTTCTGCTATTCATCGACGCAGTTTACTCCTTCCACATCACCAGATTTGCCCGTCTCTGCAAACTACCGGTACCTTGTCCGTTCTGCTCGAGGCTAGATCATGTCCTCGGTAACGAGGAACCGTGCTTCTACAGGGAATTGATCTGCAAAACTCACAAGTCAGAGCTCTCATCTTTGGCCTTCTGCCGCCTCCACCAGAAACTTGTGGGCGCGGAAAGTATGTGTGATGGATGCAGCAGTAGCTCACTTGCTCCAAAAGTGACAccaaacaacaatgacaacacAGGTGAGCCCACCGTGGATGTCAATGTACTCAACGGTACTCAGGGGGGTGATGGTGTGTTACATTCTCCTCTTACTAGAATTTGTTCATGTTGTGCACAACATTTTGAACAACGGAGTGTATCGCTGTTTTCTCAGAAGAGTGGAGAGCTCCAATATGCCAAGTCACCAAAGATTTGCACGGATTATCCTGTATCATGGCAACTGGACGAATCAATTGAAACCAAAGACATTTACCACCAGAGTGATCATACATATCATGAGAGATACAGTGCTCTACAGATGACATCTGACTCCGAGGTTGAGGTTCCTTGTGCTGATGATGGCAGAGATTCTCACCCTCATGAAGCCTATGATATGGAAAATAGAGACTTTCAAGAAGATGCAGTTTTTGAGATACCAGGTGTTCCATCCCCTGCGGTGGCCAAGCCATCTGAAATGAATGTTCAGGAAGAACAAAAAGTGACTGACTCCGGTGATGCATGTTCGGCAGATCATGTTCGGAATTATGACCCTGACAGTGTGATTAGTGGGAGCCAAATGGAAGCAGAGGACATCTCGTCCAGAAGACGAGCATCACAGCATGGCCCTCTAATTGCCATTGAAGAGTTATCTTTAGAAG ATGCCACTGTTCCCCAAATTCCAGTTGCATCAGTTGATGAGTTACCTAAGATTATTTGTGAAACTGAATCATGTCAGAGGACGAATGACAGCAGCATCGATCCATATACATCTCAATTCACAATACTCGAACAACACTATGCTGTTGCAGCGGATAAAAATATAAAAG AAGAAGCTCAGGGGACAGAAATCACTGCGATATCAAGTGACGTATTTCACCAGAGAAGCACATTGGCTAATAATCCAGTTACAAGTGAACCAGTACCCAAGGACTATCATTATGTTGCTTCAGAAGATACATATCCGAAAG ATAATTTCAGGGATGTCCCCGTTTCACAGGTTAGTGCCGATTCAGAAACTCTTGCTGAAGTTGAAGATAATCCTAAAAAAGCTGAATGGACTGGTGATACCGGAATAGATGGACTGACATCACATGATCCTTCCAGTTCAACTTCCAAAGATTTGTTAGCAAAAG TTGCTGTCAGATCAAATGGTGAGGTATCTCAGGGTCTTGATGCCATTGAGGAACATCCCCAGACAATTGAAACGGTTGGTGAAAGGAGACCATCTCTTAGCACTCAGATCAGCATGAACGAGGCCTACAATCTCGCCATTGGCATGAGGAGTGGTTTCCCATCCCCAACCTTGACCGATGTGATTCTTGGAAAGGGCTCTTCAGCTAGTGTAAATGGAGAACTGAGGCTACTGCTATCACAGCTTTCAGCTTCCAGGGGGCTCGAGGCAACTTGGCTTGACCCAGGCCCTAGCCCACGAGCGTATGGGCGTGGTGATGATTTGATACTGCAGAACATAACAAGAAGGATCTCGCTCGAGAGAAATGTTTCTGGTCTGGAATCGCTGGACGGAAGCATTGTTAGCGAGATGGAAGGTGAGAGCACCATCGACCGGCTGAGACGACAGATTGATCTAGACCGGAGGTCGATACACCTCCTCTGCAGGGAGCTGGAAGAAGAGAGGAACGCCGCGGCGATCGCTGCAAACCAAGCACTGGCCATGATCACCAGGCTGCAGGATGAGAAGGCTGCAATGCAGATGGAAGCCTCTCATTACCAGAGGATGATGGAGGAGCAAGCAGAGTACGATGGCGAAGCGCTTGCTGAAGCTAACGAGCTGCTTGCTCAGAGAGAACATCAAATACAGGAATTGGAAGCCGAGCTTCAAAAGTGCAGGACACAACCTGGAGGTGGAGGGCCAATAAAGGAACAAGATGATCAGCTCCCCTTTGAAGAACAAAATAGCACTGCAGCTTTGCTTGAAGATGAGAGGGCATACATATCAGAAAGtttgaggaagctggagaagaagcttcACTTGTACTCCAACAACGATACTTCTACAGATTTATCAAATTCAGATGCTACAGAGGAGACACAAGAGTCCATTCTCTTGGCTAAGGAAGGTCAATCTTCTAGAATGGATGGGGAAGCTGACCTATCCACATTCCAAGAGGAAATCTCGAGCTTGaataaaagattgaagactctaGAAGGAGACCGGGATTTCCTCGAGCACAGCATAAACTCCCTTAAGAATGGAAAAGAAGGCGCGCAATTCATAAGGGAAATTGCCTGCAACCTCAGAGAACTCCGAGCTATTGCCATTGAGAGCAAATAG